The sequence ttttggtttttgtgcttcagataaatagaagagccaaaatgggcaacaccgtccaggcccaagctttcgggagggtcaatttcagtgcatttttataattattaaaataaaaaaaattgttgttttccTTCTTGTATGTaagagaagttaaataaaaaatcttaaaaaattaaatatcgtttttaatttttttattgtaaacaaatttctgaaaaaaacctTACATTTTCGAGCCCTAGACCACAGGGACCCCTTAATTGAATAGATTCAGCATGAAGCCCAACAGAATAACACATCGATTCCAAACACTTAGTTTACAGAATCGAAAAAGGGCGGGTGACCATTTTTAGTGAAACAGTCTTTATCCatcctaatttttttgtttagccTGCTTATGCTATTCGTCTCTTAAGTATCTAGGACGTCTTTTCTGGAATCCTTTACAAAAGAACTATCGAACCTAACTAACCTTTTGCACATTCAGATTAAAACctgattacattaaaaattaaataaataattggcttcTACGCTTCTGTCAGATGTATTGTCTATctcttcctcttatttgtggcatacgtcttgatgttgtttcacaaatggagtgacctaaatagtttttataaagagctttttcatggcataaatgcactcggaggtttacctgccgaggggcgacataCAACCTTGATACTTAACTGTTATGGAGGAAAGGCTATGGAACGCAGCAGTTTATTTAATACCACAATTGATTACCAATAAATGAAGTTGGCAGAAATCcgaaatgaattttaattattttttagaaaatatcttTACTAACACCTTTTTCTTATTAGCATCCATTTTAGATTAGTTTAGTCACAAAGTTGTACACCAGATATTTTCGCTATAATTTGAAtactatatattaatttttaacccTAGTATATTCACATTTGCTaaagtataataaataataaataaataattggcgcgtacacttctgttaggtgtttggccgagctcctcctcctatttgtggtgtgcgtcttgatgttgttccacttgCTAAAGTATAACCGACTCTAAAACCAAAATATGTTATGTAGTGTTGCACAAAGGTCAAACCATACATGACGTGCACTTTCGgacactacatttttttttatttaatatatttatttgacaaCATAGTGGTGCTTCTCCATCATGTGGCATATAGCAAGACCCAAAGAGTAACGTCTCATCCTTGCAGGCCTTCAGCGCCACCACTGTCAGATCGTCTGAAGAGAGATTATGATCAATATAAGaacatatacttttttcaaCCATTATCGCTGTTCTTACCTTATTCTTTGCAATCGGGATGTAAGTGCCGACTCCCTCTATGTTGAGCAGGAGCTTGGCTGAGGCGTTCTTACTCTTGTGGAGGTTTATCTGAAGGACCTTCAGCATCTGGGCTCAGTACCTTCTCGGGGTTAGATATTTCCTCCAGCTCACCCTTTTCCACTTCCTGTATATTGAGGGAGGCTTCCAAGATCTCTTCTATACCGAGATCCTTTTCCACCTCCCCCGCAGTGAGGGTGTTGTGGTTGTCGTCTGCCGGGTTGCGCATTTTGAGGCgaaggtgcacgctaccaacttcCCAATCCATCCTCCCGAATCGTGCGTAAAGCAGGTCCTCTGTCGGCTTATTGATCTGGATAATATAGTCTTGGCCTCCATCAGCAGTTGCTGGTTTTGCCACTCCCAACACTTTCCAGTCGTCTGTCGGCGCGTCCGTGTTTTGTCTCTGTAGTAGTCGCAGTGCATTTGCCAGTTTTACCACTCGCGGTATGAATACCTTTGCCTTCGGGAGTGAGGGAATGCAGCTGCGATCTACAATTTTAAGTGATGCTCCCTCCCACAGGTCTGGAAGCGTTTTTACTGCTTCCTTTAGCCATGTGAGCATGGGGCCATCCttgcattttataattttgacgcCGCTGAACCGCCCTGCTCCGTCAAATGCTGTCATGGGTGCGTTCGGCtctgcgtccattttcgtaaatAGGGTTTCCAGTAACTTCATTTCCACTAGCTTCATTTCCACTACTTTCCACCGTTCCTGCGACATTCGTCCTAGCTGGTCACTACGGTCAGTGAGTGCCACGATCAGGTGTTCTTGGCGATTTCACtggccgctgctgctgctttcGACGTCGTAGGTCTTTCCTCGTATCCGTTTTTCGGTTTGGCCATCTCATGCCTATGCTTCTGCTTTTTCGATGGCACTGAGACCTCGCTATCCTCAGAACGCTGCTTTTGGTTGGCCTTATACCGGGctttggccttcagcttctcCTTATCGGGCTTGATCCTTGGCCTGTTTTGCAGCACCATTGGACCCAGCCGGAGACCGCAGAAGTGATTCTTCCTCAGCTATATTTGTGCTTCCGACGCTCTCGTGGTCCGAGTCTTCGTGGACAATGGCACCTCCGCGATGAAGAGCGTTATGCGTGTGTTTGGCAGTAGCATTGCGACCACTGTAACCTGCTCCCGTTACAGTGGAAGTTAATGATTCTATCTGTATTCATCTTTTTCGTACGACCACCTGCTCGACGAGGggaatgtaacttctttttatatatatagatatatatatatattaattattaaatatcaCGAAAATAAGCTCAAATGGGATCATAAATACATACagtcaagaaatatttttccgtCATCACCTAGCGGGTCCAACTAACCCATTTCCAGGCATGCTACAACAACTTGGGACATTTGTTTCGCAAtcgataaatgaaataaaagcaaagaaacaaacaaactttgccataatatttattattaaattattacacTTTGCTTGAAAAAGAAACTTATTTTGCGATGCTCGGTGCACATAACTAATATACAAAAAGTATAATACTTAAGATGGGCTGAAAAAAATGGATACACGCTTCCTTtgagcaaaatattttagaaataactgTTTTCTCATAATCTACCCATCTCACAGTGAACGATGTCACCTTTCGCAGCCTAAAATATCTCGCTGTTGACGACATTAATACCGCCTTACGGCATGTAGGCTATCGTGCCGAGTTCCGTGAAAAGCTTTTTGCCTGGCGCAAAGAAAAGGTGTTTCGAATGttttctgtatctttatttggaACAAAAATACCAATTTGTTTTAGTATGTTTTTTTGCGAACAGTTCCCGACTTCAGACAACAGCAGCGCACAGTTAGTGGCCTCCCAGCAGCAGGTTACAGCGATAAATGTGCCAAATAAAACAACACCCACTTCCGTTGTAGCACCAGCAATTTCTATACAatcactacaacaacaacgactaACGCCGAGCAGCTTGCAAACAATCATAACCAATCCCACAAACAACAATGCCATCTCAACACTCACCGTTACACCCACCAACGTTGCCGCCTCAACGGTTACTGCAGGAATGACAACCACAGCAACAACAGGTTCAGCAACCATTATCAAACGCAACAGAGCACAAGCTGAGGATTTTCTGAGCCTGTTGCCAGGCGTAAGTGGCACCACAGCTCGTATGACCAATAATATGCCAGCTGTTGTATTAGAGCCGAACTTAGATTTGCGCAGCGCATTCAGTTTCATGCCACAAACTGCCAAACTGTCACCTAAACGACGCTCAATGGCAACGGCAACGGGAtcgacagcaacagcaacaccacCAATAGCGACTGCAATAGCAATGGCGGCAAGAGCttctacaaaaaccataaatGCCGAGCAGCATTTGATGTTGGAGGCGAATGCCAGCGTTGATGGTGGAAGCGGTGGTAGCAATCGCAATGGTAGTGGAAGTGGCGGCAACAGTAATAGCAAAAACGTGGTGGAAGGTTGCAGAGGTGGATTCAGCGACAATGGTTATGCGCCAAAGGGACCATTGATTATGAATTGCGCCAAAGTGGTGGGTAGATATTTAGAAGTTGGTGGGCAGTATAACACTTTAAGTGCCTGGGCGGCCTTTGTGAGTTACTAAATGCCCTTTtagctatacattttttgcgtttgactttaattattaaacatttttggtaCTATTTTCAATGCTTTCATTTATAGGATACAGTTAAGGTGCTGCAAAGCTCCCACATCGGCCAACGCATTAAACagttttacaacaaaaatggCTATCTTGAGAATCACCAACGCAATGAAATTGTACGTCTCATTGTCTCCGATGTGATGCGTCAGGGTGAGTCCCTGAGTCCGAAAGACTTGCGCGCGATTTTGAGTGACATCATAAACCTATTCCCCAATGAGCAGGCAGCAGCGGTAAGTATGTGCAAACGGATGTATATGTGTAAAAATGTACAATCATTTGAGCTTGAAAAACGCTACTACTCCCGTACTCGTTATGAATGTAGGATTACTACTTTATTTATCGAGGCGGCAAAGGCAACCCGCTGGGCCGTCTCTATCAACGATACTCCAATGAGAATGTTAAGCGTCGGCGTATGATACGTCTCAGCGATGATGAGGATTGTTCCTACGATGTAGACATGACACACCAGATGAGCACCAACAGCAATTTAATGGACGATGATGATACCATGTCAACGTATCCACAAGATTTGCCTGGACAAGTGCCACGCGTCGACGAGATGACCGCGCTCGCACTGAAGCAACTGCTGACTACGGATCATTTTAGTTGGGAAGAGGTGTGCGATAAATGGATACAAACTTGGGCACTGCGGCAGAAGGAAATGCAGCAGAGTGGTTTGGCAGAGCTGCTGTCCAACTGGTCAAAGTTGGCAGATCCGCGTGCAGCAGAGCTGGTATGTACGAAAGGGATGAATGAGGTGGTAGATACTAAAACCGATTCGCTTGCAGTATAAAATCGACTTTCGCCATGTTTACCCGGACAAAGAAAATCTATTGGTAGCTAAATGGGACGAGTATATGAAGAAGGTGACACAGCAATTCGACAAGAAACTCAACCAGGATGATATTAAAAAGTTGTACAAGTATTGTAAAATGGGCATGGCAAGCAAAGGTGGGTGAAAGATTGTGGTGAAGGAAatacaaagagaaaattaaatCTTAGAAATTAAGAAGTCTtgagttataattttttgcatgcatataagtatattttaaatttagtattttcgTAAAAGATGGTATTCAATTCCTAATTTCAGATGAGAAAGATTTCATCTACGCCGTTGGTCTCACTGCACTATTACCCTGTACCAGCCGTTTCAAGGATAACTATGGTAAACTGAGCATACGCGCCAATTTGACTGACAGCATCGATTCGTTTGTGATGCGTCTCAATACACTTGAGTCTTATGAATCTCGTTTGGATATGTACAACCGTAAATATGGACCTGTCAACAGGACCATCCATCCCTTCTTGGTCGTCATCATGCCCAACGAATGCACCATTTCGAAAATTTACGTGGCATTGGAAAATCACTTCTACTGCATGCAATCTTTCCTGCAAGCACTCGATTTATGTTATAAAATTTATCACACTTGTGGTTTAAAGTATCCAACAATGTGCGAGAATGTGTGGACATTCATACAACGGTACTTTTACGACATGACTGTCCCATGGGAGGCGAGAAATGCGAATTTGGTCTCATTGATGGTGTCGCTGACCATGCGAAATTGAGTTCTGGGCATGGAGAAGAGAGGAGAGTTGAGAAATGATTAATTATAAATACACACATGGCATTTGTAGATAATAATTTTATGTGACTTTagaaataaatgcaatttatttGGAACCAGAGTGGTGTATTGTGGAAGGTGTTTGTATATCACTAAAATTTGAGTTCGATAGTTTTAAATCAATTACGGGTTTTAATCTCTCCGTTCATTACTGTCATTGTTAGAAGCTGCTGAAATAAAAGTTACATTCGGCTGAAATGGAGGGAAACGAAAGTCTCATTCATGCATAAAGCAGGCAGGCCTTCATACACTAATCATAAAGACTTGAGACCTATCAGTCTCATGTTTTTCCTCCTCAAAATTCTAGAAAGGATTGCCGATAAGTATCTATGAGGCGCCATAACAATCAGCAGGTTCTCCGCAGCACAACACGCCTACATAAAAGGCAAATCTACAGAAACTGCTTTACACTCGCTTATCGGGATCGTGGAAAAGAGCCTGGCAGAAAAAGAGTTTACTCTGGTAGCTTTTGCAGACATTGTCGAATGCTTTAGCGAGTGCTCTAGAAGATGTTGGAGTCGAATGTTGCTACTCTGATCGAGCCTATACTTGTCAGAAGAAAGGCAACTGCAAAGTTAGGCAACTCATTAAGAAGCAGACAAGTCTGCAGAGGTACTGCTCAGGGAGGGATCCTCTCCCCGCTCCTCTGACTTTGGCAGTGAGCTCTTTGCTGCTGACCCTAAAGTGCGGTGGTTGCTAAATCGTCAGCGTAAGCTGGGAGGACAAGTTAAGGGCAAGTATCCAAAGACGCTCATGGATATTttgcgctctaacatggccacgTTTAGTAACTGGACAGAGAGTAGTGGACTCGGTATAAGCCCCGATACAACTGAACTAATTCTCTGCCCACAGTCTACCTGCTTATTTTCAAGGAGGAGATTTCTTTAAAGGAGAAGGTTAAACACTTCGGAGTCATATTAGACAGGAAGTTTACgtggaaatctaatattgaaaataaggTTTAAAAGACCAATACTGCATTGCACACATGCAAAAAAGCTGTCCGCCCTCTgaactactgcagcgtctaccAGGCTTAGCCATAAGGAGGCAACAGTGTACCTTAACAAACACGTCGTGGAACAGGAAGAAACAGCAGCCTTAGATGGGAGTAGAGCAAGATTGTTAGGAAACTACCATTTTGACGCAGAAAAATACCAAACGCAGACTCTTGTATACAGTGGGGGACTAACCTAGTCAGACGGGACGAATTGAATGAGGCCTTCTTAgtgcaaacaaattttgattaatttcaaatatGTCTGCCTAAGCGTTTTTACATAATTATGTTTATTTGATTCAGATCTTATAATTGACGTTCGAGTTTGAATTAGActttaataaacagttggaataaaaaaatgagtaagtataatttttcaaaaagcatgcaatagaattaaaaaattatatttatttacatatatatatttatgatatgcaagtatgtaataatgtaaaaatgaaggtttaagacatatgtatgtataatattttgtaggtAGCATGAACCCTATACTTATACTAAATTTTacgtttgtatgtgtatgtgggaTGGGATGATATTGGGATGTATGGGATTTAGCAATACAAGGCATCGGCCTTGACTGGGTTTAACATGGCAAACTCTAGGGATCTATCATTGTCACTTGCTTTATCCAAGTCGACACACAGCCCCCTGGATTTCATCCTGTCTTTTCCTTGGCCATCCTAGATAGCTGCTGAGCACCCGCCGGGCAGTGAACGAATGTCCCCCAGGACGTTAAATTTGGGTTGTGCGCTGGGATTTGGACCCGCcacggaaaacaaaaaacaaccagtAAAGACCGCAATAGCCTCGGATAATGAACCCCTCAACGTTGGCGACCATCGCAAACGAAAACCGGACTGCGATGTACGGATATGCACCTGCAATGTCCGAACCCTGAATAGGGAAGGTGCCCCTATGCAGTTGGCGGAAGCCCTCGAAAAAACTAAGGCTGATATCACCGCCATCCAGGAGATAAGATGGACAGGACAAGGCTGCTCTAAGCAAGCAGGCTGCGATATCTACTACAGATGCCATGTGCAGCGGCGTGAATTAGGATGCGGATTTGTTGTAAGCGGGAGGCTTCGGTCCCACGTCTCTAGGTTCACACCTGTGAGCGATAGGCTAGCACAATCCGTATCAAGGCACGGTTCTTCAACATAAGCTTGATTTGCGCGCACGCCCAACGGAGGAAAAGGACGATGCCATCATAGCCAATTTCTATGCGAGACTCGAGCAAGTATATGACCGCTGCCCAGCCCACGACGTGAAGATCGTACTCGGGGATTTCAACGCAAAGGTTGGGCGAGAATCTGTCTTCGATCCCACCGTCGGTCAGTTCAGCCTCCAAGAGATCTCATCGATCAATGGTctaaggctgatcgacttcgttgcggctcgaaacatggtagttagtagcaccagattccaacacCTCAACATCCATAAggccacctggctgtcccctgatcaaaGAACGCGCAACCAAATTAATCATGTTGTGATCGACGGAAGGCATGCTTCATGTGTGCGGGATGTGCGAACGTTCCGTGGAGTGAACATCGACTCTGACCACTATCTTGTCGCAGCCAAGATACGCATGCGGTTATGCAATGCGAAGAACGTGCGCCCCACTACGCAACGAAAGCTAGACGTCGCTAAGCTGCTATCACAACGGACTGCCGAAACTTATTCCGCAGACGCAGGCGGACTTTGGGCACATGTATCCCGCTCTATGCGAGCTGCCGCTGAAAAAACCATTGGGTTCCAACGCCCCCTAAACGAAACCAATGGTACGACGAAGAGTGTCGCGAAGCTACTGCAGCGAAGAACGCAGCTTACAAAAGAACTCTGCAGTCAGCTGCAACGCGGGCCGTGCGAGATAACTACAGGGAAAAGAGATCGGAAGAGAGGCGCCTCTTCAGACGCAAGAAACGAGAACAGGAGAAGCGTAAGCGTGAGCTGCTAGAGGAGTACAGGGGCAGGGATGAtgctcgaaaattctatcaacaactCAAGCGTCTGAAACAAGGTTTCAAGACGGGAGGATCAGCCTGCAGAGATAAAAACGGCAATCTGGTTATGGATACACAGTCCAAACTGggcatatggagggaacacttctgcaatttacttgctggcgatgacGCACACAATTCCGACCCAGTAGAAGATGACCCGACACCGCCAATTGACGATAATTTGGACGTTCCACCACCTAGTCATGCcgaagtcagagttgccattcagcggctcaagaataacaaagcggctgACGCTGGCGGCttgcccgctgaattgttcaagactggcggcgatgtgctgatagggagcatgcatcagctcatctgcaaaatatggctagcagaaagcatgcccgacgattgggatctcagtgtcctttgtccagtactgaagaagggtgacccgacgatctgcaccaactaTCGGGGCATCATtcttctaaccatcgcttacaaggtcctgtctagcgtcctatgtggaagacttaagccgtttgccaacacgggccttatcagtgcggcttcagaagttgtaagtccaccatcgaccagattttcacattacgccaaatcctggagaagacccatgaaaagcaagtcgacacccatcatctctttgtcgactataaagctgcgttcgatagcccgataagggattgcctgtacgccaccatgtttgagttcggtataccagcgaagctcatacggctttgcagaatg is a genomic window of Anastrepha ludens isolate Willacy chromosome 6, idAnaLude1.1, whole genome shotgun sequence containing:
- the LOC128867404 gene encoding uncharacterized protein LOC128867404, with product MTTPEIVVKTEVDFDFIANYTGDNDTQNSQSSQSGRCNSKAACNIGVQHSGAQLEAARQQHGGDQEMQIDGDKDDAKLMKLLKEFDLEILYTTLKLNDVTFRSLKYLAVDDINTALRHVGYRAEFREKLFAWRKEKFPTSDNSSAQLVASQQQVTAINVPNKTTPTSVVAPAISIQSLQQQRLTPSSLQTIITNPTNNNAISTLTVTPTNVAASTVTAGMTTTATTGSATIIKRNRAQAEDFLSLLPGVSGTTARMTNNMPAVVLEPNLDLRSAFSFMPQTAKLSPKRRSMATATGSTATATPPIATAIAMAARASTKTINAEQHLMLEANASVDGGSGGSNRNGSGSGGNSNSKNVVEGCRGGFSDNGYAPKGPLIMNCAKVDTVKVLQSSHIGQRIKQFYNKNGYLENHQRNEIVRLIVSDVMRQGESLSPKDLRAILSDIINLFPNEQAAADYYFIYRGGKGNPLGRLYQRYSNENVKRRRMIRLSDDEDCSYDVDMTHQMSTNSNLMDDDDTMSTYPQDLPGQVPRVDEMTALALKQLLTTDHFSWEEVCDKWIQTWALRQKEMQQSGLAELLSNWSKLADPRAAELYKIDFRHVYPDKENLLVAKWDEYMKKVTQQFDKKLNQDDIKKLYKYCKMGMASKDEKDFIYAVGLTALLPCTSRFKDNYGKLSIRANLTDSIDSFVMRLNTLESYESRLDMYNRKYGPVNRTIHPFLVVIMPNECTISKIYVALENHFYCMQSFLQALDLCYKIYHTCGLKYPTMCENVWTFIQRYFYDMTVPWEARNANLVSLMVSLTMRN